A window of Leptotrichia wadei contains these coding sequences:
- a CDS encoding LysR family transcriptional regulator yields MTLQQLKYVVTVAEKGTLSDAAKELFVSQPALTKAIKELEDEMNISIFNRTNKGVIVSLEGDRFLGYARQVLEQTDLLEKEYKKGNKITRHFSVSAQHYSFAVNAFVDVIKKFGENKYDFTLRETQTNEIIEDVSKRKSEIGILYTSGANKTVIEKMIKRNNLKFIELFTAKPHVFISFNHPLAKKESISLEDLKEYPYLSFEQGDYNSFYFSEEILSTID; encoded by the coding sequence ATGACATTACAACAATTAAAGTATGTAGTTACAGTCGCTGAAAAAGGGACATTGAGTGATGCTGCAAAAGAGCTTTTTGTTTCTCAACCAGCACTGACTAAGGCTATAAAAGAATTGGAAGATGAAATGAATATATCAATTTTTAACAGAACAAATAAGGGAGTGATTGTTTCTCTTGAGGGAGATAGATTTTTAGGGTATGCAAGGCAGGTTTTAGAACAGACAGATTTATTGGAGAAAGAGTATAAGAAAGGAAATAAGATAACTCGACATTTTTCAGTGTCTGCACAGCATTATTCGTTTGCAGTAAATGCTTTTGTGGATGTGATTAAGAAGTTTGGGGAAAATAAGTACGATTTTACGCTTAGGGAAACTCAGACTAATGAAATTATTGAAGATGTGAGCAAAAGAAAAAGTGAAATTGGGATTTTGTATACTTCGGGAGCGAATAAAACTGTGATTGAGAAAATGATAAAAAGAAATAATCTGAAATTTATTGAATTATTTACTGCAAAGCCGCATGTTTTTATTAGTTTTAATCATCCTTTGGCAAAAAAGGAAAGTATTAGCCTTGAAGACTTGAAGGAATATCCATATTTATCGTTTGAGCAAGGGGATTACAATTCGTTTTATTTTTCGGAAGAAATACTTAGTACGATTGATTAA